The Planctomycetaceae bacterium genome includes a window with the following:
- a CDS encoding zinc-binding alcohol dehydrogenase, which produces MPKRLICTAKKTLAWEDYELTEPTGDQVLLVSEFAAAKHGTEMSCFKGVMYDRGHFDGEMAVWMPGAEGWCSFPVGVGNMIVARVEKTGPDVKTLAVGDKVCFHCCFQPSIVLPEGAVRKMPAGLGWKSAVCLDPAVFAFSAVRDGHVRVGDTVAVYGMGAIGLMVIQIARLAGASKVIAIEPLANRRAVAKELGADLVLDPNACDAGLEVKKATDKRGADVTIDYSGDVKAMHDALRGAAYGGNVVAGAMPSAYGAGLDFGAEAHFNVPNIIFSRACSQPDRDHPRWSERRITETCWQWIAQGRINGEPVVQPVVAYDELINEYPLIATNPERSVKLGAKF; this is translated from the coding sequence ATGCCCAAACGACTGATCTGCACCGCCAAGAAGACCCTCGCGTGGGAAGACTATGAACTCACCGAACCGACCGGCGACCAGGTGTTGCTGGTCAGCGAGTTCGCGGCCGCCAAGCACGGCACGGAGATGTCGTGCTTCAAGGGCGTGATGTACGACCGCGGGCACTTTGACGGCGAGATGGCGGTCTGGATGCCCGGGGCCGAGGGCTGGTGCAGCTTCCCCGTCGGCGTGGGCAACATGATCGTCGCCCGCGTGGAAAAGACCGGACCGGACGTCAAGACCCTCGCCGTCGGCGATAAGGTCTGCTTTCATTGCTGCTTTCAGCCGTCGATTGTTTTACCCGAAGGCGCGGTGCGCAAGATGCCCGCGGGCCTGGGCTGGAAGTCGGCCGTCTGTCTCGATCCGGCGGTGTTCGCCTTCTCGGCCGTGCGCGACGGGCATGTGCGCGTCGGCGACACGGTGGCCGTTTACGGCATGGGGGCCATCGGCCTGATGGTGATCCAGATCGCCCGCCTGGCCGGGGCGAGCAAGGTCATCGCAATCGAACCGTTGGCCAACCGCCGCGCGGTGGCCAAGGAACTCGGCGCCGACCTGGTGCTGGACCCCAACGCCTGCGACGCGGGGCTGGAGGTCAAGAAGGCCACCGACAAGCGCGGCGCCGACGTGACGATCGACTACAGCGGCGACGTCAAGGCCATGCACGACGCCCTGCGCGGGGCGGCCTACGGCGGCAATGTCGTCGCCGGGGCGATGCCCAGCGCCTATGGCGCCGGCCTGGACTTCGGCGCCGAAGCGCACTTCAACGTGCCCAACATCATCTTCTCCCGCGCGTGCAGCCAGCCCGACCGCGACCACCCGCGATGGTCCGAACGCCGCATCACCGAGACGTGCTGGCAGTGGATCGCCCAAGGCCGCATCAACGGCGAGCCCGTCGTGCAGCCGGTCGTGGCGTACGACGAGCTGATCAACGAATACCCCCTGATCGCCACCAACCCCGAGCGCAGCGTCAAGCTCGGGGCAAAATTCTGA
- a CDS encoding sialate O-acetylesterase, with protein MQRFTLAAIACLLVVSPAFAAGELKLPAIISDHMVLQAEKDAPVWGWAPADAKVTVAFAGQKLTATADKEGKWSVEFKGLKSGTAGKLVVSAGDKTLTVNDVLVGEVWLGSGQSNMWWRVSQSGNAKAEAAKANYPHIRMFTVNQAGAPAPAGDCAGAWHVCTPQTVMGFSATAYYFGRELHTALKQPVGLINSSVGGTPIESWLPAAPKTDDAKADAPKATPAPRRRGARRSAGGGDLYNGMIAPLAPYGLRGFLWYQGESNAGKGKLYVTQLATLIKTWRDAWGDESACFLTVQLPNFQAPQKQPVEGSGWAMVREAELKSLALPKTGIAVTIDIGEAGNIHPGNKQDVGKRLALWALGTVYDKKLVYSGPLYKAMKIDGDKVILSFDHAQGLAARKGEKLKGFAVAGDDKKFVWAQATVKGDTVVISGASNPKAVRYAWANNPDCNLVNGAGLPASPFRTDDWDQ; from the coding sequence ATGCAACGATTCACTCTTGCCGCCATAGCGTGCTTACTTGTCGTTTCCCCCGCCTTCGCCGCCGGGGAGCTTAAGCTGCCGGCGATTATCTCCGACCACATGGTGCTCCAGGCCGAAAAGGATGCGCCCGTGTGGGGATGGGCGCCGGCCGATGCGAAGGTCACCGTCGCCTTTGCCGGTCAGAAGCTCACCGCCACGGCCGACAAGGAGGGCAAGTGGAGCGTCGAGTTCAAAGGGCTCAAGAGCGGCACGGCGGGCAAGCTGGTAGTATCGGCCGGCGACAAGACCCTCACCGTCAACGACGTGCTGGTCGGCGAGGTGTGGCTGGGCAGCGGGCAGTCGAACATGTGGTGGCGCGTCTCGCAGTCGGGCAACGCCAAGGCCGAGGCGGCCAAGGCCAATTACCCGCACATTCGCATGTTCACGGTCAACCAGGCCGGTGCGCCCGCTCCGGCTGGCGACTGCGCCGGCGCCTGGCACGTCTGCACGCCCCAGACGGTGATGGGATTTTCGGCCACGGCGTATTACTTCGGGCGCGAATTGCACACGGCCCTCAAGCAGCCTGTGGGGCTGATCAATTCCTCCGTCGGCGGAACACCGATCGAGTCGTGGTTGCCCGCGGCGCCTAAGACCGACGACGCCAAAGCCGATGCGCCCAAGGCCACGCCCGCCCCGCGGCGAAGAGGCGCTCGACGCAGCGCTGGCGGCGGCGACTTGTACAACGGCATGATCGCCCCGCTGGCGCCGTACGGCCTGCGCGGGTTCCTGTGGTACCAGGGCGAGTCCAACGCCGGAAAAGGCAAGCTCTACGTGACGCAACTGGCGACACTGATCAAGACCTGGCGCGACGCCTGGGGCGACGAGTCGGCATGCTTCCTGACCGTGCAGCTGCCCAACTTCCAGGCCCCGCAGAAGCAGCCCGTCGAGGGCAGCGGATGGGCGATGGTGCGCGAAGCCGAGCTCAAGTCGCTGGCACTGCCCAAAACGGGCATCGCCGTCACGATTGACATCGGCGAGGCGGGCAACATCCATCCCGGCAACAAGCAGGACGTCGGCAAGCGCCTGGCTTTATGGGCCCTGGGCACCGTGTACGACAAGAAACTCGTCTACAGCGGTCCGCTGTACAAGGCGATGAAGATCGACGGCGACAAGGTCATCCTGAGCTTCGATCACGCCCAGGGACTGGCCGCCCGCAAGGGCGAAAAGCTCAAGGGCTTCGCCGTCGCCGGCGACGACAAGAAGTTCGTCTGGGCACAGGCGACCGTCAAGGGCGATACCGTCGTGATCAGCGGCGCGAGCAATCCCAAGGCCGTCCGCTACGCCTGGGCCAACAACCCCGACTGCAACCTGGTCAACGGCGCCGGACTGCCCGCCTCGCCCTTCCGAACCGACGACTGGGATCAATAG
- a CDS encoding glucose 1-dehydrogenase — translation MLIDPFNLSGKVAMVTGAGQGLGYEMALALANAGADVVIAEVNDETGEKAAGDVEDLGREALFLHMDVTDAASVNAAVDAVIERFDTIDVLVNNAGIVQWDRAEDAKLEDWHRVMNVNLNGVFITSQAVGSEMLERGGGSIINIASMSGSIVNVPQCQASYNASKAAVVHLTKSLAVEWAPRGVRVNSISPGYMATPMAQPFFADPKFGGVWMDRIPLGRPGRPEELGPAVVYLASNASSYMTGADLIIDGGYTCL, via the coding sequence ATGTTGATAGATCCGTTTAATCTTTCGGGCAAGGTCGCCATGGTCACCGGCGCCGGGCAGGGGCTCGGGTATGAAATGGCCTTGGCGCTGGCAAACGCCGGGGCTGACGTCGTCATCGCCGAAGTCAACGACGAGACGGGCGAAAAGGCCGCCGGCGACGTCGAAGACCTCGGACGCGAGGCCCTCTTCCTCCACATGGACGTCACAGACGCCGCCAGCGTCAACGCGGCCGTCGACGCGGTCATCGAGCGCTTCGACACCATCGACGTGCTGGTCAACAACGCCGGGATCGTGCAGTGGGACCGCGCCGAGGACGCCAAGCTCGAAGACTGGCACCGCGTGATGAACGTCAACCTCAATGGCGTGTTCATCACCAGCCAGGCCGTCGGCAGCGAGATGCTCGAGCGCGGCGGCGGGTCGATCATCAACATCGCCTCGATGTCCGGGTCCATCGTCAACGTTCCCCAGTGCCAGGCGTCGTACAATGCCTCGAAGGCGGCCGTCGTCCACCTGACCAAGTCGCTGGCCGTCGAGTGGGCGCCCCGCGGCGTGCGGGTCAACTCGATCTCGCCGGGCTACATGGCCACGCCGATGGCTCAGCCGTTCTTCGCCGACCCCAAGTTCGGCGGCGTCTGGATGGACCGCATTCCCCTCGGACGACCCGGCCGACCCGAAGAACTCGGCCCAGCCGTCGTGTACCTGGCCTCCAACGCCTCGAGCTACATGACCGGCGCCGACCTGATCATCGACGGCGGATATACGTGCCTGTGA
- a CDS encoding RNA polymerase sigma factor, with protein sequence MEPGDLQDIQATLAGQRDAYARLIRRHQNAIAARMWHFTRDKSQLEELVHDVFVEAYVSLKGYRGTAPFVHWLNRIATRVGYRHWKDQDRKRQTMALEDWDAPKDDQADPAAADEAAELVHRVLGQLPPRDRLVLTLMYLEELPVSEVAQRTGWSQTMVKVQAHRARGKLRAVLDKMGIENL encoded by the coding sequence ATGGAACCGGGAGACTTGCAGGACATCCAGGCGACCCTGGCCGGGCAGCGAGACGCTTACGCCCGCCTGATTCGACGGCATCAGAATGCCATTGCCGCGCGCATGTGGCATTTTACGCGCGACAAAAGTCAGCTTGAGGAGTTGGTGCATGACGTGTTCGTGGAAGCGTATGTGAGTTTGAAAGGTTATCGCGGGACGGCCCCGTTCGTCCACTGGCTCAACCGGATCGCCACGCGCGTGGGTTATCGCCACTGGAAAGACCAGGACCGGAAGCGCCAGACCATGGCCTTGGAAGATTGGGACGCCCCCAAGGACGACCAGGCCGACCCTGCCGCCGCCGATGAGGCCGCCGAGCTGGTTCACAGGGTGCTGGGGCAGTTGCCCCCGCGCGACCGGCTGGTGCTGACGCTGATGTACCTGGAAGAACTGCCCGTCAGCGAAGTGGCTCAGCGCACCGGGTGGAGCCAGACGATGGTGAAAGTGCAGGCCCACCGGGCACGAGGCAAGCTGCGGGCGGTGCTGGACAAGATGGGCATCGAGAACCTATAA
- a CDS encoding CsgG/HfaB family protein, with translation MTIRTILGISALAMVSAAYAQGPAAEQGTPVATTRPAAAISMAILDYEVTFEGSGDMGRQIADVLTARLSVEDSFTLVERAKLGKVLTEQKLKLSGLVDQDQAAQVGKLTGAQLLVMGKAFKLDSKLMIVTKVVGVSTGRVKGTLKSVDLKAPLSDALTAVAEDVAAIINKSGEQLLPADLKLADPVVELKKKLAGKALPKIAVVIPETHLTRAVIDPAVETEIKKTLIAAGVTVVDTGRNDLADWAKALAKKQDSPWPEALKDADYVIIGEAFSETAGRIDDLLSCAARAEINVIERKSGKIIHADRQTDRAVDLAEAIAAKTALQKTGRRLALGILQHLADTLPAAPKPQP, from the coding sequence ATGACCATCAGAACGATCCTGGGCATATCCGCATTGGCAATGGTCTCAGCCGCCTACGCGCAGGGGCCCGCGGCGGAGCAGGGGACCCCCGTCGCCACGACCCGCCCGGCGGCCGCTATCAGCATGGCGATACTCGACTATGAAGTCACCTTCGAAGGCAGCGGCGACATGGGGCGGCAGATCGCCGACGTGCTGACGGCGCGGTTGAGCGTCGAGGACAGCTTTACACTCGTCGAGCGGGCCAAGCTCGGAAAGGTGCTCACCGAGCAGAAGCTCAAGCTCTCCGGGCTGGTCGACCAGGACCAGGCCGCCCAGGTCGGAAAGCTCACCGGGGCGCAGCTTCTGGTGATGGGCAAGGCCTTCAAGCTCGACAGCAAGCTGATGATCGTCACGAAAGTCGTGGGCGTCTCGACCGGGCGCGTCAAGGGCACGCTCAAGTCGGTCGATCTCAAAGCCCCGCTGTCGGATGCCCTGACAGCCGTCGCCGAAGACGTCGCCGCCATCATTAATAAGAGCGGCGAGCAGCTCCTGCCGGCCGACCTGAAACTGGCCGATCCGGTTGTGGAGCTCAAGAAGAAACTCGCCGGCAAGGCCCTGCCGAAGATCGCCGTGGTGATTCCCGAGACGCACCTGACGCGGGCGGTGATCGACCCTGCCGTCGAGACCGAGATCAAGAAGACGCTCATCGCCGCCGGCGTGACGGTGGTGGATACCGGCAGGAACGATCTGGCCGACTGGGCCAAGGCCCTGGCTAAGAAGCAGGACTCGCCCTGGCCCGAGGCGCTGAAGGACGCCGACTACGTCATCATCGGCGAGGCCTTCAGCGAGACCGCCGGCCGCATCGACGATCTGCTCTCGTGCGCCGCCCGGGCCGAGATCAACGTCATCGAACGCAAGAGCGGCAAGATCATCCACGCCGACCGCCAGACGGACCGCGCCGTCGACCTGGCCGAAGCCATCGCCGCCAAAACCGCCCTGCAAAAAACCGGCCGCCGCCTGGCCCTGGGCATCCTGCAGCATCTTGCAGACACCCTGCCCGCCGCGCCCAAGCCTCAGCCGTAG
- a CDS encoding RNA polymerase sigma factor, translated as MKRPTEEDIAAWYPSLFYSALRLTRCPEDAADVTQQAFLRGLENWEQFDGRSKPVTWLFSILLNCVRDWARRNKHHRQAQPLDEWAMPRDLQDDPAAQVTRRESAAAALEAIGELDAPVRAAFVVTVVDGYSYGEAAEILDVPLGTISSRVHQARTHLAGFVRDHKGEA; from the coding sequence GTGAAACGGCCTACAGAAGAGGACATAGCGGCATGGTACCCTTCACTGTTTTACTCTGCGCTGCGCCTGACTCGTTGCCCCGAAGACGCCGCTGATGTCACTCAGCAGGCGTTTCTTCGGGGCCTTGAAAACTGGGAGCAGTTTGATGGGCGGTCCAAGCCGGTAACCTGGCTGTTCAGCATCCTGCTCAACTGTGTACGCGACTGGGCCCGGCGCAACAAGCACCACCGCCAGGCCCAGCCGCTGGACGAATGGGCGATGCCGCGGGACCTTCAGGACGACCCGGCCGCCCAGGTGACGCGGCGGGAATCCGCCGCCGCCGCGCTCGAGGCCATCGGCGAACTCGATGCGCCCGTGCGAGCGGCGTTCGTCGTGACGGTGGTTGACGGGTATTCATACGGCGAAGCGGCCGAGATTCTCGATGTGCCGCTGGGGACAATCTCGTCGCGAGTGCATCAGGCCCGCACGCATTTGGCCGGCTTCGTCCGCGATCATAAAGGTGAGGCATGA
- a CDS encoding aldo/keto reductase, which yields MRYVNLGRTGLKVSTLCLGTMNFLKLDADEEQGTSIIHAAVDAGINFIDTADCYGESELIVGRALADRRDKVVLATKCWAPWSKWPNEGGSSRYHIMAAAERSLKRLQTDHIDLLLIHRPDWQWPQTPTEEMLGAFTDLVRQGKVRYIGSSCYPAWKLVEAQLTSQLHGMERFCCEQLNYSITNRLPENDILHLCEKYGIGVTVYSPLQDGWLTGKYRRGAEPPADSRMARKFRLRANDPNAEKYYDIVEKLVPLCEKLSVPMSQLSLAWLLQNPLVHSVILGPRTLEQFQDNLKSLDVTLDAETLAAIDQINPPGNAVYAEYPPIRSWRK from the coding sequence ATGCGATATGTCAATCTCGGCCGAACCGGGCTGAAAGTCTCCACCCTCTGCCTGGGCACGATGAACTTCCTCAAACTCGACGCCGATGAAGAACAAGGCACGAGCATCATCCACGCTGCCGTCGACGCGGGGATCAACTTCATCGACACCGCCGACTGCTACGGCGAGTCCGAACTCATCGTCGGCCGCGCCCTGGCCGACCGCCGCGACAAGGTCGTCCTGGCCACCAAGTGCTGGGCGCCCTGGAGCAAGTGGCCCAACGAAGGCGGCTCGAGCCGCTACCACATCATGGCCGCTGCCGAGCGGTCGCTCAAACGCCTGCAGACCGACCACATCGACCTGCTGCTGATCCACCGCCCAGACTGGCAATGGCCGCAGACGCCGACGGAAGAGATGCTCGGGGCCTTCACCGACCTGGTGCGCCAGGGCAAGGTGCGATACATCGGCTCGTCGTGCTATCCGGCCTGGAAGCTCGTCGAGGCCCAGCTCACCAGCCAGTTGCACGGCATGGAACGCTTCTGCTGCGAGCAGCTCAACTACAGCATCACCAACCGCCTGCCGGAGAACGACATCCTCCACCTGTGCGAAAAGTACGGCATCGGCGTGACGGTCTACAGCCCGCTGCAGGACGGATGGCTGACCGGCAAGTACCGCCGCGGCGCCGAGCCCCCAGCCGACAGCCGCATGGCCCGCAAGTTCCGCCTGCGCGCCAACGACCCCAACGCCGAGAAGTATTACGACATCGTCGAGAAGCTCGTGCCGCTGTGCGAAAAGCTTTCGGTGCCGATGAGCCAGCTCTCCCTGGCGTGGCTGCTGCAGAATCCGCTGGTCCACAGCGTGATCCTGGGCCCGCGTACGCTCGAGCAGTTCCAAGACAACCTCAAGAGCCTCGACGTGACCCTTGACGCCGAGACGCTGGCGGCCATCGACCAGATCAACCCGCCCGGCAACGCCGTCTACGCCGAATACCCGCCCATCCGAAGCTGGCGAAAGTAA
- a CDS encoding alpha/beta hydrolase, with protein sequence MMMKRITGISLCAAAMAWAAGVGAGADRPRPATASAPASAPARGGVRRDVEYARVGNKRLLLDLYLPARTDKPVPVIVWIHGGGWQQGSKTRTPAAAVPAMGYAGVSINYRLSQEAVFPAQIHDCKAAIRWVRAHAKEYNFDADRIGVWGASAGGHLVALLGTGGGVKELEGDVGGNKEYSSRVQAVCDWFGPTDFVPMALLPGRVVTPVTALLGGPVKDNLDKARLASPVTHATKDDPPFLIMHGDKDTMVHASQSRRLHDVLQKAGVDSTLKILEGAGHGGPAFTSPETNKLIREFFDKHLKKR encoded by the coding sequence ATGATGATGAAACGGATCACAGGGATCAGTCTGTGCGCGGCCGCGATGGCGTGGGCTGCGGGCGTCGGCGCGGGTGCGGACAGGCCGCGGCCGGCGACGGCCTCGGCGCCGGCGTCGGCCCCGGCGCGGGGCGGCGTGCGGCGCGACGTCGAGTACGCCCGCGTGGGCAACAAGCGCCTGCTGCTGGACCTGTACCTGCCGGCGCGAACGGACAAGCCCGTCCCGGTGATCGTGTGGATCCACGGAGGCGGATGGCAGCAGGGCAGCAAGACCCGCACGCCCGCGGCGGCCGTGCCCGCAATGGGGTACGCCGGCGTCAGCATCAACTACCGGCTCAGCCAGGAAGCCGTTTTCCCGGCGCAGATCCACGACTGCAAAGCCGCCATCCGCTGGGTGCGGGCGCACGCGAAGGAGTACAACTTCGACGCCGACCGCATCGGCGTCTGGGGCGCTTCGGCAGGCGGACACCTCGTCGCGCTGCTGGGCACCGGCGGCGGCGTGAAGGAACTCGAAGGCGACGTCGGCGGCAACAAGGAGTATTCAAGCCGCGTTCAGGCGGTGTGCGACTGGTTCGGCCCGACCGACTTTGTGCCCATGGCGCTGCTGCCGGGGCGGGTTGTCACGCCGGTGACGGCCCTGCTGGGCGGGCCGGTAAAGGACAACCTGGACAAGGCGCGCCTGGCCAGCCCCGTCACGCACGCCACGAAAGACGACCCGCCGTTTCTGATCATGCACGGCGACAAGGACACCATGGTCCATGCCAGCCAAAGCCGCCGCCTTCACGACGTTCTCCAGAAAGCCGGAGTCGACAGCACGCTGAAGATCCTCGAAGGCGCAGGCCACGGCGGCCCCGCCTTCACCTCGCCCGAAACCAACAAGCTCATCCGCGAGTTCTTCGACAAGCACCTCAAGAAAAGGTGA
- a CDS encoding uroporphyrinogen decarboxylase family protein — MRRQDAFATRGRDARDTIPYRSTAMDSRQAKIDRVTAAIEHRQGDRVPISDAFWTNFIRRCRTELGVGADFDPYRYWDLDLVIVNPNMDPHIRGIEVIEDTPEHKRVRTGFGATIVRKSTYPMPHFESFETQSFEQMEALVFDDPKDPRRYFEAIDDQLNAVGDELNLGLPAWIDRLNSYADDFCVFGGVCEPHEMLWRIVGTENALIKIAEEPARMAKFIERLGDFLVGLVEGQIAAAKGKLSGLYVWGDVAYDHGMFFSPQYWRQVYQPQLARICEAIHLAGLKVIYHGCGDARAVYDDMIAAGVDMYNPLEVKAGLDVVELKKQYAGRLGFCGNIDARIMATNDRDKLKAEVLRKLAAGQGGGYIVQSDHSVPSDVAPATYDYMVKLVKEHGKFPLR; from the coding sequence GTGCGAAGGCAAGATGCCTTCGCCACGCGCGGGCGGGACGCCCGCGACACGATCCCCTACCGGAGTACAGCCATGGACAGCAGGCAGGCCAAGATCGATCGCGTGACGGCGGCTATCGAGCATCGCCAGGGCGACCGCGTGCCCATCAGCGACGCGTTCTGGACGAACTTCATCCGCCGCTGCCGCACCGAACTGGGCGTCGGGGCCGATTTCGACCCGTACCGCTACTGGGACCTGGACCTGGTGATCGTCAACCCGAACATGGACCCGCACATCCGCGGCATCGAGGTGATCGAGGACACGCCCGAGCACAAGCGCGTGCGCACCGGCTTCGGCGCGACCATCGTCCGCAAGAGCACCTATCCCATGCCGCACTTCGAGTCGTTCGAGACGCAGAGCTTCGAGCAGATGGAGGCCCTGGTCTTCGACGATCCGAAAGACCCGCGGCGGTATTTCGAGGCCATCGACGATCAGCTCAACGCAGTCGGCGACGAGCTGAACCTCGGCTTGCCCGCGTGGATCGACCGGCTCAACAGCTACGCCGACGACTTCTGCGTCTTCGGCGGCGTGTGCGAGCCCCACGAGATGCTCTGGCGCATCGTCGGCACCGAGAACGCCCTGATCAAGATCGCCGAAGAGCCCGCCCGCATGGCGAAGTTCATCGAGCGACTGGGCGACTTCCTCGTCGGGCTCGTCGAGGGGCAGATCGCGGCCGCCAAGGGCAAGCTCTCGGGCCTGTACGTCTGGGGCGACGTGGCGTACGACCACGGGATGTTCTTCTCGCCGCAGTACTGGCGGCAGGTGTATCAGCCGCAGCTGGCGCGGATCTGCGAGGCGATTCATCTGGCCGGGCTCAAGGTGATCTATCACGGCTGCGGCGACGCGCGGGCGGTGTATGACGACATGATCGCCGCCGGCGTGGATATGTACAATCCCCTCGAGGTCAAGGCCGGTCTGGACGTCGTCGAGCTCAAGAAGCAATACGCCGGCCGCCTGGGCTTCTGCGGCAACATCGACGCCCGCATCATGGCCACCAACGACCGCGACAAGCTCAAAGCCGAAGTGCTCCGAAAACTCGCAGCCGGCCAAGGCGGCGGTTACATCGTCCAGTCCGACCATTCCGTCCCCAGCGACGTCGCCCCGGCCACGTACGACTACATGGTCAAGCTGGTCAAAGAGCACGGCAAGTTCCCGCTGCGCTGA
- a CDS encoding substrate-binding domain-containing protein — translation MKTLHVAVLTVLCAIVAALCAAAGAQPQTSDPPVRQQAQARTNEAPASQPAARPESEPLRFDIASYPRVDGSTSANPLGVLAACVLTYRDYLWVLDNGGNKRLAPVRNSFPPAPGRGERWRAPLVAANNVPPLRSLKEDYFETLLLEKTDHTGTDKAFVNVIQGKSDLALLCRKASDDEEALMKKSRVELVYQPVALDAFVFLLNEKNPLPGLTVDQIRKIYAGEIKLWEKIGWPMPNQGIHAYVRERNSGSQVTLERLVMRGKTIKAGTNMTAMSMMGPYNRLPEDQHGIGFTFYYYDKFMASLPGTKLAAIDGVAPSTETIASRKYPLVTEVYLVYRKGLDMDSAAGKLARWFLSDAGQRTVARSGYVPLRKIAPESPARH, via the coding sequence ATGAAAACGCTGCACGTCGCCGTCCTGACCGTTCTGTGTGCAATCGTCGCCGCATTGTGCGCGGCGGCCGGCGCGCAACCGCAGACCAGCGACCCGCCCGTCCGCCAGCAGGCCCAGGCGCGGACGAACGAGGCGCCAGCGTCCCAACCGGCGGCGCGCCCGGAGAGCGAGCCTCTGCGGTTCGACATCGCGTCCTATCCCCGCGTCGACGGTTCGACTTCGGCCAACCCGCTGGGCGTGCTGGCGGCGTGTGTCCTGACTTACCGCGATTATCTGTGGGTTCTGGACAATGGCGGCAACAAACGGCTGGCACCCGTGCGAAACAGCTTCCCGCCGGCCCCAGGGCGCGGTGAACGGTGGCGGGCTCCCCTGGTTGCAGCCAACAACGTCCCACCGCTGCGATCGCTCAAGGAAGATTACTTCGAAACGCTTCTGCTGGAGAAGACCGACCACACCGGCACCGACAAAGCCTTCGTCAACGTCATCCAGGGCAAGTCCGACCTGGCGCTGCTGTGCCGCAAGGCCTCCGACGACGAAGAGGCCCTGATGAAGAAGTCCCGCGTCGAACTGGTCTATCAGCCCGTCGCCCTGGACGCCTTCGTGTTCCTGCTCAACGAGAAGAACCCCCTCCCCGGCCTGACCGTCGATCAGATCCGAAAGATCTACGCCGGCGAGATCAAGCTCTGGGAGAAGATCGGTTGGCCAATGCCCAACCAAGGCATCCATGCCTACGTTCGCGAGAGGAACTCCGGCAGCCAGGTGACCTTGGAGAGACTGGTCATGCGTGGCAAGACCATTAAGGCTGGCACGAACATGACGGCCATGTCGATGATGGGCCCCTACAACCGCCTGCCTGAAGATCAACACGGCATCGGTTTCACGTTCTACTACTACGACAAGTTCATGGCCTCGCTGCCTGGCACGAAGCTGGCCGCCATTGACGGCGTGGCGCCCAGCACCGAGACCATCGCCTCGCGGAAGTACCCGCTGGTGACGGAGGTGTACCTGGTGTACCGCAAGGGCCTCGACATGGACAGCGCGGCCGGCAAGCTCGCCCGCTGGTTCCTCTCCGACGCCGGCCAGCGCACCGTCGCCCGCAGCGGCTACGTGCCGTTGCGGAAGATCGCTCCCGAATCACCCGCGCGACACTGA